DNA from Salinispora arenicola:
GCCTTCGAGCTGCTCTGTCGCACCGAGGGGATCATCCCCGCGATCGAGAGTTCCCACGCGCTGGCCGGCACGGTCGCGATCGCCCCCAAGCTCGCCGCGGAGTTGGGACGCGAGCCGGTCGTGGTGGTCAACCTCTCCGGCCGCGGTGACAAGGACGTGCACACCGCCGGGGAGTACTTCGGCGTCCTCGACAAGGAGTGACAGCGTGAGCCACATCGGGGTCGCGTTCGACAAGGCCCGTGCCGAAGGCCGGGCGGTTCTGGTCGGCTGCATGCCCGCCGGGTTTCCCACCGTCGAGGGCAGCATCGCCGCGATGACCGCCATGGTCGAGGCTGGCGTGGACGTCATCGAGGTGGAGATTCCCTACTCCGACCCGGTGATGGACGGACCGGTCATCCAACGGGCGAGCGACATCGCACTGGCCGGAGGGGTACGGGTCGCCGACACCCTGCGCATCATCGAGGCTGTCGCCGCCACCGGCGTGCCGGTGGTGACGATGACCTACTGGAATCCGGTGGAGCAGTACGGCGTCGATGCGTTCGCCCGGGACCTCGCCGCAGCGGGCGGCACCGGGCTGATCACGCCCGACCTGATTCCCGACGAGGCGCAGGAGTGGCTGGCCGCCTCGGACGCGCACGGGCTGGACCGGACCTTCCTCGTCGCCCCCTCCTCCACCGACACCCGGCTGCAGATGACCGTTGAGCACTGCCGCGGTTTCGTGTACGCGACCGCGATCATGGGGGTCACGGGAGCCCGCACGCAAGCTTCGGCGGCGGCCCCGGTGCTGGTGTCCCGCGTCCGGGGGGTCACGGACCTGCCGGTGGGTGTCGGGCTCGGGACCGGCACCGGGGCACAGGCCAGTACGGTCGCCGGGTTCGCCGACGGTGTCATCGTCGGCAGCGCCCTGATCCGCTGCCTGCTCGACGCCCCGAGCCTGTCGGCGGGCCTGACCGCCCTGCGCGCGTTGAGTGCCGAACTCGCCGCAGGCGTCCGTACCCCCGCCCACTGACGCGGCCCGCATCGACCTCGCGGGTCCGGCTGCGGCCCCGCGTCGACCTCGCGGGTACGGTCACGGCTCCGCTGGACCTCGTCGGTCCGGTCACGACCAGCGTGGGCCTTCGGGTTCGACCTGGGCGGACGCGGGTGGTTCAGGGCCGGGTGCGAGGTTGGGCAACGAGCTGGTGGCGACTGAGTCGACAAACCGCCACCGGGCTCACGGACCGGGGTGCCACGGCGGGGCCGATCGGCGGTAGCCTGTTCACCCGTGACCCTCGCCTCGCAGATCCCCTTGGCGGCCCTGCCCAGCCCGACCACCGCGGTGTGGCAGGTGGGCCCGTTCCCGATCCGCGCCTACGCGCTCTGCATCCTGGTTGGCATCGCGGTGGCCTGCTGGGTTACCGAGCGGCGGCTGCGCCAGCGTGGGGTGGCGCCGGGGGCGGTGCTCGACATTGCCGTGTGGGCGGTGCCGGCGGGCATCGTCGGCGCCCGGATCTACCACGTGGTCACGTCACCGGAGAGATACTTCGGCACCGGCGGGGAGCCACTCAAGGCGCTGTACGTCTGGGAGGGCGGGCTCGGCATCTGGGGCGCCGTCGCCGGCGGCGCGGTCGGCGCGTGGTTCGCCGCCCGCCAGCTCGGCATTCCGTTCGCCGTGGTGGCCGACGCCCTCGCCCCGGGCCTGCCACTGGCGCAGGCGGTCGGCCGACTCGGCAACTGGTTCAACAACGAGCTGTACGGCGGGCCCACCACGCTGCCCTGGGGCTTGGAGATCCACCGGATGGACCCGGACACGGGCCGGGCCCTGCGCGACGACGCCGGGCAGCCCATCCTTGAGCAGGGCCTCTACCATCCGACCTTCGCCTATGAGGCGTTGTGGAACCTGGGCGTCGCCGCCCTCGTCCTCCTCCTCGACCGGCGGCTGAAGCTGGGCCGCGGCCGTGCCTTCGCGCTCTACGTGATGGGCTACACGGCCGGGCGGTTCTGGATCGAGCTGATGCGCACCGATGAGGCGAACACGATTCTGGGCGTACGTCTGAACGTCTGGACCGCGGGTGTGGTCTTCCTCGGTGCGCTGGTCTACTTCCTGTGGGTGCGTGGCCCGCGCGAGTACCTGATCCCGATCGGTGAGGTGCCGGCGCCCGCCTCCGAATCCGACGTGTCGCAGGTCGACCTGTCCGCCCGTGAGGCGGACAGCGGGCCGGCGGCGCCCGCCGGTTACCGCGTCGTTGGCGAGGAGCAGTTTCGGCGCTGGCGGGAGACCGGCGAGGTGCCGCCGGAGCCGGAGACCGGGAACT
Protein-coding regions in this window:
- the trpA gene encoding tryptophan synthase subunit alpha, encoding MSHIGVAFDKARAEGRAVLVGCMPAGFPTVEGSIAAMTAMVEAGVDVIEVEIPYSDPVMDGPVIQRASDIALAGGVRVADTLRIIEAVAATGVPVVTMTYWNPVEQYGVDAFARDLAAAGGTGLITPDLIPDEAQEWLAASDAHGLDRTFLVAPSSTDTRLQMTVEHCRGFVYATAIMGVTGARTQASAAAPVLVSRVRGVTDLPVGVGLGTGTGAQASTVAGFADGVIVGSALIRCLLDAPSLSAGLTALRALSAELAAGVRTPAH
- the lgt gene encoding prolipoprotein diacylglyceryl transferase, which produces MTLASQIPLAALPSPTTAVWQVGPFPIRAYALCILVGIAVACWVTERRLRQRGVAPGAVLDIAVWAVPAGIVGARIYHVVTSPERYFGTGGEPLKALYVWEGGLGIWGAVAGGAVGAWFAARQLGIPFAVVADALAPGLPLAQAVGRLGNWFNNELYGGPTTLPWGLEIHRMDPDTGRALRDDAGQPILEQGLYHPTFAYEALWNLGVAALVLLLDRRLKLGRGRAFALYVMGYTAGRFWIELMRTDEANTILGVRLNVWTAGVVFLGALVYFLWVRGPREYLIPIGEVPAPASESDVSQVDLSAREADSGPAAPAGYRVVGEEQFRRWRETGEVPPEPETGNSSDDPPADRPLEPGDREPVHRTAGDGEPGAADAADAPVTRPADHRDS